One window of the Maylandia zebra isolate NMK-2024a linkage group LG19, Mzebra_GT3a, whole genome shotgun sequence genome contains the following:
- the LOC143413995 gene encoding uncharacterized protein LOC143413995 — protein MFFRLPRLTPGYIRLLQTQAYHNVAVTPPAEKTVPGMAMLLGAVGIGMCGYSSKQLALYHRPSSRVLQWIGTHTDASAVAHRIPVLDATRRAGACQGIPPPSFVGDKVPSN, from the exons ATGTTTTTCAGGCTCCCAAGACTCACTCCTGGCTACATCAGGCTGCTGCAG ACGCAGGCCTACCATAATGTGGCCGTGACGCCTCCGGCGGAGAAGACCGTGCCTGGTATGGCTATGCTGCTGGGAGCCGTTGGGATCGGGATGTGTGGCTACAGCTCCAAGCAGTTGGCCCTCTACCATCGGCCCTCTTCCCGTGTCCTGCAGTGGATCGGCACGCACACTGATGCCAGTGCAGTGGCACACAGGATCCCCGTCCTGGATGCGACTCGCCGGGCCGGTGCCTGCCAGGGGATCCCACCTCCCTCGTTCGTTGGCGACAAAGTTCCCTCAAATTAG